One window of the Methanomassiliicoccaceae archaeon DOK genome contains the following:
- a CDS encoding NAD+ synthase → MTGVKIPNITKEDVEGLVGFIRDTIGDIGCKGVVIGISGGLDSATVTKLCVDAIGADKVLNVFMPSRVTPAEDYKTTADLCSMWGTEYKVVDIQPAVDALAAVLLTGKETPLERGNISARCRMIVLYNLAKKRDAIVMGTSNQSEIMMGYFTKFGDGACDVTPLANYYKTEVRQIAAMIGVPEPIIAKPPSAGLWEGQTDESEMGITYNDLDGILYELEEDRSDAQIAADTGLSREKVSEIRKQVESMEHKRLPPIRQGEF, encoded by the coding sequence ATGACCGGAGTCAAGATTCCAAACATCACGAAGGAGGACGTCGAGGGCCTCGTCGGATTCATCAGGGACACGATAGGGGACATCGGATGCAAAGGCGTCGTCATAGGGATCAGCGGAGGTCTGGACTCGGCGACGGTCACTAAGCTCTGCGTCGACGCCATAGGCGCGGACAAGGTCCTGAACGTCTTCATGCCGTCGAGGGTTACGCCCGCCGAGGACTACAAGACAACGGCCGATCTGTGCTCCATGTGGGGGACCGAGTACAAGGTCGTGGACATACAGCCCGCCGTGGATGCGCTGGCAGCCGTCCTTCTGACGGGGAAGGAGACACCGCTCGAGAGGGGCAACATCTCCGCGAGGTGCAGGATGATCGTACTGTACAACCTCGCCAAGAAGAGGGACGCGATCGTCATGGGGACGTCCAACCAGAGCGAGATCATGATGGGATACTTCACAAAGTTCGGCGACGGCGCGTGCGACGTCACGCCTCTGGCCAACTACTACAAGACGGAGGTCAGGCAGATCGCCGCCATGATAGGGGTCCCCGAGCCGATCATCGCCAAGCCTCCGTCAGCGGGACTCTGGGAGGGGCAGACCGACGAGTCCGAGATGGGCATCACCTACAACGACCTGGACGGAATCCTCTACGAACTGGAGGAGGACAGGTCCGATGCGCAGATTGCGGCGGACACCGGGCTCTCCAGGGAGAAGGTCTCCGAGATAAGGAAACAGGTCGAATCCATGGAGCACAAGAGGCTTCCACCCATCCGTCAGGGTGAATTCTGA
- a CDS encoding ACT domain-containing protein: protein MNRTVVTLVGKDHVGIIAAVCNFFADNNINILDIKQTTVQEYINMILVVDTTGYSGSFDSLAEGLDAVGKKVGCIIKAQHEEIFDMMHRI, encoded by the coding sequence ATGAACAGAACCGTAGTCACACTCGTAGGCAAGGACCACGTCGGCATCATCGCCGCCGTATGCAACTTCTTCGCGGACAACAACATCAACATCCTCGACATCAAGCAGACCACAGTCCAGGAGTACATCAACATGATCCTCGTGGTCGACACCACCGGCTACTCCGGAAGCTTCGACTCCCTCGCAGAGGGACTCGACGCCGTCGGCAAGAAGGTGGGCTGCATCATCAAGGCCCAGCACGAAGAGATCTTCGATATGATGCACAGGATCTGA
- a CDS encoding homoserine dehydrogenase, with amino-acid sequence MRIFICGFGTVGQGFAEVVAKRREFLEERYGCPVLITGAMDSRTYVLDRDGLDPIALVDRKKVTGRVGEDEYSDPISVLEQAAYDILVEVSPTDVKTGGAGLRNITHALENGKDVITVNKGPLALKFHDLITLAKKNKCKFRFEGSVGGAMPIINLCRENLRGEKIESIRGIFNGTCNFILSKMDKGQPFDQALKEAQQMGYAETDPTNDIEGYDSACKVVILANSVFGRNVTFDDVRITGITGITDEAIALAASRNMVIRLIGEVSENKLEVGPRLVPKGHPLSISGTLNTAQIISDLAGPITVSGRGAGRIETASAILSDLISIMDERSE; translated from the coding sequence ATGAGGATATTCATATGCGGCTTCGGGACCGTCGGCCAGGGATTCGCCGAGGTCGTGGCGAAGCGCAGGGAGTTCCTCGAGGAGAGGTACGGCTGCCCCGTTCTGATCACCGGCGCCATGGACTCCAGGACCTACGTCCTCGACCGCGACGGCCTGGACCCGATCGCCCTGGTTGACAGGAAGAAGGTGACCGGCAGGGTTGGAGAGGACGAGTACTCCGACCCGATATCCGTCCTGGAGCAGGCGGCCTACGACATCCTGGTGGAGGTCAGCCCCACGGACGTCAAGACCGGAGGGGCGGGACTCCGCAACATAACCCACGCCCTCGAGAACGGCAAGGACGTCATCACAGTCAACAAGGGTCCGCTGGCCCTGAAGTTCCACGACCTCATAACCCTCGCCAAGAAGAACAAGTGCAAATTCCGCTTCGAGGGATCGGTCGGCGGCGCCATGCCCATCATCAACCTCTGCCGCGAGAACCTCAGAGGGGAGAAGATCGAGTCGATCAGGGGCATCTTCAACGGAACATGCAATTTCATACTGAGCAAGATGGACAAGGGGCAGCCCTTCGACCAGGCCCTCAAGGAGGCCCAGCAGATGGGCTACGCGGAGACCGACCCCACCAACGACATCGAAGGCTACGACAGCGCGTGCAAGGTCGTCATCCTTGCCAACTCCGTGTTCGGCAGGAACGTGACCTTCGACGACGTCAGGATAACAGGCATCACGGGGATCACGGACGAGGCGATAGCCCTCGCGGCATCGCGCAACATGGTCATCAGACTCATCGGGGAGGTTTCCGAGAACAAGCTGGAGGTCGGCCCGAGGCTGGTGCCCAAGGGACATCCCCTTAGCATATCGGGAACCCTGAACACGGCCCAGATCATATCAGACCTGGCGGGACCCATCACGGTCAGCGGCCGCGGAGCCGGACGGATCGAGACGGCGTCGGCGATCCTCAGCGACCTCATCTCTATAATGGACGAGAGGTCCGAGTGA
- a CDS encoding ZIP family metal transporter, which yields MEAVATFALYSVLLLVVSMAGAMLPRVKKLSDKQAHLLMALSAGIFLGLLFFLLLPEAIHECEDGGYDIHQIMYAIVAGFVLIMTVEMLLKHRHMGGCSCECCQDNHSHRITSMSSFVGLSIHAACDGLALAATFLAGEEVGLIATVGMCIHKFVVLFSLSTTMILTDYTRKQAVVRLLSFALITPVAGIVFFLALSGISDLDGLTGIPLAFAAGTFMYVAMCDILPEAYHRKKQDVGSYTLVIAGIVLILLFTILFPHSH from the coding sequence ATGGAAGCGGTTGCCACCTTCGCTCTGTACTCGGTCCTGCTCCTCGTCGTATCCATGGCGGGAGCGATGCTGCCGAGAGTGAAGAAACTCAGCGACAAGCAGGCCCATCTGCTGATGGCGCTGAGCGCCGGGATATTCCTCGGACTCCTGTTCTTCCTCCTTCTCCCGGAGGCGATACATGAGTGCGAGGACGGCGGATACGACATACACCAGATCATGTACGCCATCGTCGCGGGATTCGTCCTCATAATGACGGTGGAGATGCTGCTGAAGCACCGCCACATGGGCGGATGCTCATGCGAATGCTGCCAGGACAACCACAGCCACAGGATCACCTCGATGTCCTCGTTCGTCGGCCTGTCAATCCATGCCGCCTGCGACGGACTCGCGCTCGCCGCCACGTTCCTGGCCGGCGAGGAGGTCGGGCTGATCGCCACCGTGGGGATGTGCATACACAAGTTCGTGGTCCTGTTCTCCCTGTCCACGACGATGATCCTCACGGACTACACCAGGAAGCAGGCCGTCGTGAGGCTCCTCAGCTTCGCCCTGATAACGCCCGTCGCCGGGATCGTGTTCTTCCTTGCACTCAGCGGGATATCGGACCTCGATGGACTCACCGGGATACCGCTGGCCTTCGCCGCGGGTACGTTCATGTACGTCGCGATGTGCGACATACTGCCCGAGGCCTATCACAGGAAGAAGCAGGACGTGGGCTCGTACACCCTCGTCATCGCGGGAATCGTGCTCATCCTGCTGTTCACGATCCTGTTCCCCCACAGCCACTGA
- a CDS encoding CopG family transcriptional regulator, whose product MGIVSISLNEDNLAALDRIQKTYGLSGRSEAVRTSINAALADIRELEGMDGTVEGVLIIVRGNHADPWMSMIQARYESHIKTQMHSHLQNHKCLEVMVVSCDADVLSSMMKEIQAEGKADYVKFVRG is encoded by the coding sequence ATGGGAATAGTCAGCATCTCTCTCAACGAGGACAACCTCGCCGCACTGGACAGGATTCAGAAGACGTACGGGCTGTCCGGGAGGTCGGAGGCCGTCCGCACATCGATAAACGCCGCCCTGGCTGACATCAGGGAACTGGAGGGGATGGACGGGACGGTGGAGGGTGTTCTGATAATCGTCCGCGGCAACCATGCGGACCCATGGATGAGCATGATCCAGGCCAGGTACGAATCCCACATAAAGACGCAGATGCACTCGCACCTTCAGAACCACAAGTGCCTTGAGGTGATGGTCGTCTCATGCGACGCGGACGTGCTGTCCAGCATGATGAAGGAGATCCAGGCGGAGGGTAAGGCGGACTACGTCAAGTTCGTCCGCGGATGA
- a CDS encoding metal-sensing transcriptional repressor → MRQCMDSENLHRRLKKISGQIAAIDRMIDEDVPCEDIIVQINAVKSAVHKVGQIIMEGHIQHCVRDGIEHGDAEKTIAEFTKVIEQFSKI, encoded by the coding sequence ATGAGACAATGCATGGACTCCGAGAACCTCCACAGGAGGCTCAAGAAGATCTCGGGACAGATCGCCGCCATCGACCGCATGATCGACGAGGACGTTCCCTGCGAGGACATCATAGTCCAGATAAACGCCGTCAAGAGCGCCGTCCACAAGGTCGGCCAGATCATCATGGAGGGACACATCCAGCACTGCGTCCGCGACGGCATCGAGCATGGCGACGCGGAGAAGACCATCGCCGAGTTCACCAAGGTAATCGAGCAGTTCTCCAAGATCTGA
- a CDS encoding homoserine dehydrogenase codes for MIVNAELFVKDLPGQLVGSIEPISLIDGNIMGVMHDRERIVNHRICVNITFEVEGQNQLEALKKIWKSKDIIISKLGSVYQTYTMDYLLIGDIDAMYIEELMNKANSLVTMDAVDVRYSSKTNSSSKRTGLISVKTRSEEDLEKLDRFLDDECRKTNTIYVRGV; via the coding sequence ATGATCGTGAACGCTGAGTTATTCGTCAAGGACCTGCCGGGCCAGCTCGTCGGTTCCATCGAGCCCATATCCCTGATCGACGGGAACATCATGGGCGTCATGCACGACCGCGAGCGCATAGTCAACCACAGGATCTGCGTCAACATCACCTTCGAGGTGGAGGGACAGAACCAGCTGGAAGCTCTGAAGAAGATCTGGAAGTCCAAGGACATCATCATCTCCAAACTCGGTTCCGTGTACCAGACCTACACCATGGACTACCTCCTGATCGGGGACATCGACGCCATGTACATCGAGGAGCTCATGAACAAGGCGAACTCGCTCGTCACGATGGACGCCGTCGATGTGAGATACTCGTCAAAGACCAACAGCTCGTCCAAGCGCACGGGACTCATCTCCGTCAAGACGAGGAGCGAGGAGGACCTGGAGAAGCTGGACAGGTTCCTGGACGACGAGTGCAGGAAGACGAACACGATCTACGTGAGGGGTGTCTGA
- the cadA gene encoding cadmium-translocating P-type ATPase yields the protein MSLVKDAIMDQKIEFSCIVIGIVALAASFTADWAWPLVFVPIAICGIPIIWGAIVGVVKEHDITADVLVSVAIVASVIIGEYDAAAEIAIIMQIGGFLEEATVNHANASIMRLVGMKPATARVVRNGVETTVPVEEVMLGDTVRIVPGEVVPVDGIVTSGATSVNNSILTGESVPRDVGVGDRVSSGTVNMYGSVDIEVDRVGDDTTIARMARIIENADAGKSKVVRTADRWAVYIVIIAFTVAILSYVAFQDIYRSVTVLVVFCPCALILATPTAIMAAAGNMSKRGILVKDGGAVERMASVDTLLMDKTGTLTTGNIVCHGFTSTDPDTDAEILEGLVSAVESRSEHPLGRAITAAHQGEPGEVTNFEYIPGRGVSGVAFGRTVTAGNEGLMREMCPDNLDETIATAAKVREDGYTVVLAGVDGRTVGFAVLSDTLKDDSVETVADMRSLGLKTIMLTGDTHQVARKMADTLGMDDVVWECLPEDKLRTVVSLEGSGRTCMVGDGINDAPSLKRADVGIAMGGIGNEMATESADIVFVDDDISKIGGVVRLSRRTLLTIKAGITFSIVLNSVAMVMAVFGLMGPIAGALVHNIGSVIVIIMAALLLRYDCWRPADGKTGASSAPASPA from the coding sequence GTGTCCTTGGTCAAGGACGCGATAATGGATCAGAAGATCGAGTTCTCCTGCATAGTCATAGGAATCGTCGCGCTGGCGGCATCTTTCACCGCGGATTGGGCCTGGCCGCTCGTTTTCGTGCCGATCGCGATCTGCGGGATCCCCATAATCTGGGGCGCCATCGTCGGGGTCGTTAAGGAGCACGACATAACCGCCGACGTGCTCGTGTCCGTGGCGATAGTTGCCTCCGTCATCATAGGGGAGTACGACGCGGCGGCGGAGATCGCCATAATCATGCAGATCGGCGGCTTCCTGGAGGAGGCCACCGTCAACCATGCGAACGCCAGCATAATGAGGCTGGTGGGCATGAAGCCCGCCACGGCAAGAGTGGTCAGGAACGGAGTCGAGACGACCGTGCCAGTGGAGGAGGTCATGCTGGGCGACACAGTCCGCATCGTGCCCGGCGAGGTCGTCCCCGTCGATGGGATCGTGACATCAGGGGCCACATCGGTGAACAACTCCATACTGACTGGCGAATCGGTGCCCCGCGACGTGGGCGTCGGGGACCGTGTGTCTTCCGGGACCGTCAACATGTACGGATCTGTGGACATCGAGGTCGACCGCGTCGGAGATGACACGACCATCGCCAGGATGGCGAGGATAATCGAGAACGCCGATGCCGGAAAGTCGAAGGTCGTGCGCACCGCGGACCGCTGGGCGGTGTACATCGTCATAATAGCATTCACTGTCGCCATCCTGTCCTACGTCGCGTTCCAGGACATTTACAGGTCCGTCACGGTCCTGGTGGTGTTCTGCCCCTGCGCCCTCATCCTCGCCACGCCCACCGCTATAATGGCCGCCGCAGGCAACATGTCTAAGAGGGGGATACTGGTGAAGGACGGAGGCGCCGTGGAGAGGATGGCGTCTGTAGACACCCTACTCATGGACAAGACCGGCACGCTGACCACGGGCAACATCGTGTGCCACGGGTTCACCAGCACCGATCCCGACACGGACGCGGAAATCCTCGAGGGCCTCGTGTCCGCGGTGGAGTCCCGCTCCGAGCATCCGCTGGGGAGGGCGATAACCGCCGCCCATCAGGGTGAGCCCGGAGAGGTCACCAACTTCGAGTACATACCTGGGCGCGGAGTGTCCGGGGTGGCGTTCGGCAGGACTGTCACCGCCGGAAACGAGGGTCTGATGAGGGAGATGTGTCCCGACAACCTGGATGAAACCATCGCGACCGCCGCCAAGGTCAGAGAGGACGGCTACACCGTCGTCCTTGCCGGTGTGGACGGCAGGACCGTCGGGTTCGCCGTGCTGTCCGACACCCTGAAGGACGACTCGGTCGAGACCGTGGCGGACATGAGGTCGCTGGGCCTGAAGACCATCATGCTAACCGGCGACACGCACCAGGTAGCCAGGAAGATGGCAGACACCCTTGGGATGGACGACGTCGTCTGGGAGTGCCTCCCGGAGGACAAGCTGAGGACCGTCGTGAGCCTCGAGGGGTCCGGAAGGACGTGCATGGTCGGGGACGGGATCAATGACGCGCCGTCCCTGAAGAGGGCGGACGTCGGCATAGCCATGGGCGGCATCGGGAACGAGATGGCCACCGAGAGCGCGGACATCGTTTTCGTCGACGACGACATCTCCAAGATCGGCGGAGTGGTCAGGCTCAGCCGCAGGACTCTGTTGACCATCAAGGCGGGGATAACATTCTCCATCGTCCTGAACTCCGTCGCCATGGTCATGGCCGTGTTCGGGCTGATGGGTCCGATCGCCGGGGCCCTCGTGCACAACATCGGATCCGTCATCGTCATCATAATGGCGGCGCTCCTGCTGAGATACGATTGCTGGAGGCCCGCCGACGGGAAGACGGGTGCGTCCAGTGCACCCGCGTCCCCTGCGTGA
- a CDS encoding TerC/Alx family metal homeostasis membrane protein, producing the protein MDESSLWYVFAVIVIVLLAADLWINRKPHHIPMKSALLQTAVWIGVALAFGVLLFVVTGDTTKTMEYYTAYAIEEAMSMDNLFVFIIIFAYFGIKDEDQHHALFYGIVGAIVFRAIFIFVGVELLERFDWLLYVFGVILLIVALKTTFGKDDDNKENGIAKFMRNRFDYVDTEETRGKLFAKVNGKRVVTVLLLCVIVIEMTDIVFALDSIPAVLAISTDTLVIYTSNIFAVMGLRSLFFVIHGGMQSIRYLKYGLGVILLFVSVKLLAHSFIEIPVVLSLVVIVLVLLITIAASVLKNKSDAKKAQVQPPVT; encoded by the coding sequence ATGGATGAATCGTCACTATGGTATGTTTTCGCCGTCATAGTGATAGTGCTCCTGGCCGCCGACCTGTGGATCAACCGCAAGCCGCACCACATCCCGATGAAAAGCGCCCTTCTGCAGACCGCCGTCTGGATCGGTGTGGCGCTGGCGTTCGGAGTGCTGCTGTTCGTTGTGACCGGTGACACGACCAAGACGATGGAGTACTACACCGCCTACGCCATCGAGGAGGCGATGAGCATGGACAACCTGTTCGTGTTCATCATCATCTTCGCATATTTCGGAATAAAAGACGAGGACCAGCACCATGCGCTGTTCTACGGTATCGTCGGAGCCATCGTGTTCCGTGCGATCTTCATCTTCGTCGGGGTCGAGCTTCTCGAGAGGTTCGACTGGCTCCTGTACGTGTTCGGAGTCATCCTGCTGATCGTGGCGCTGAAGACCACGTTCGGGAAGGACGACGACAACAAGGAGAACGGGATCGCCAAGTTCATGAGGAACCGTTTCGACTACGTCGACACGGAGGAGACCCGCGGGAAGCTGTTCGCCAAGGTGAACGGCAAGCGCGTCGTCACCGTCCTCCTCCTGTGCGTCATCGTCATAGAGATGACCGACATCGTGTTCGCCCTGGACTCCATCCCGGCCGTCCTCGCGATTTCCACCGACACCCTCGTCATCTACACCTCGAACATATTCGCGGTGATGGGCCTGAGGTCTCTGTTCTTCGTCATCCACGGAGGAATGCAGTCCATCAGGTACCTGAAGTACGGACTCGGCGTTATCCTGCTGTTCGTGTCGGTCAAGCTCCTGGCCCACTCGTTCATCGAGATACCCGTCGTGCTGTCCCTGGTCGTAATCGTCCTGGTGCTCCTCATCACCATCGCGGCATCCGTTCTCAAGAACAAGTCCGATGCGAAGAAGGCCCAGGTGCAACCACCAGTAACCTGA
- a CDS encoding citramalate synthase has protein sequence MTRVWIYDTTLRDGAQTEGISFSCEDKLDVLSRLDELGVDFVEGGWPGSNPRDDEFFERAGRMELANASLTAFGSTRRHGVSPEEDPNLRALAACSAGWCCIFGKSWDFHVTDALRIGLDDNLAMIEDSVRFLRESGKRVMFDAEHFFDGYFANRDYALAALMAAERGGAEWLVLCDTNGGTLPTDIAAAVEDVLLSTHTPLGIHCHNDSDLATACTLAAVEAGCTMVQGTVNGIGERCGNANLCTVIPNLALKEGVDVGAVDLRGLTPLSKSVGEIANMAPAPGMPFVGDRAFAHKGGMHVSALMKDPRTYEHIRPEEVGNSRRVLVSDMAGRSSITEKLRELGLEISDDSSHITQMIKDMESKGYQFEGADASFELLVKRLRGDLEKRFEVYGFRIFMDEREGLEMDSEASIKVMDADGNMEQTAADGNGPVNALDNALRKALARFYPSLNGVRLTDYKVRVLDEKSATAASVRVLMRTTDGESSWTTVGVSENVIEASLIALIDSLEYALMKQDQKTKVNQ, from the coding sequence ATGACCAGGGTCTGGATATACGACACCACCCTCAGGGACGGAGCGCAGACGGAGGGCATATCGTTCTCGTGCGAGGACAAGCTGGACGTGCTCTCCAGACTGGATGAGCTCGGCGTCGACTTCGTGGAGGGCGGATGGCCCGGCTCCAACCCCCGGGACGACGAGTTCTTCGAGAGGGCGGGTCGGATGGAACTCGCCAACGCCTCCCTCACGGCCTTCGGGAGCACACGCAGGCACGGTGTGTCCCCTGAGGAGGACCCCAACCTCAGGGCCCTGGCCGCCTGCTCCGCCGGATGGTGCTGCATCTTCGGGAAGTCATGGGACTTCCATGTCACAGACGCCCTCAGGATCGGGCTTGACGACAACCTCGCCATGATAGAGGACAGCGTCAGGTTCCTCAGGGAATCCGGGAAGAGGGTCATGTTCGATGCGGAGCACTTCTTCGACGGGTACTTCGCGAACAGGGACTACGCCCTGGCCGCCCTCATGGCGGCCGAACGCGGGGGAGCGGAATGGTTGGTGCTCTGCGACACCAACGGGGGGACGCTGCCGACGGACATCGCCGCCGCGGTGGAGGACGTCCTCCTGAGCACCCACACGCCTCTGGGCATACACTGTCACAACGATTCGGACCTTGCCACTGCATGCACGCTCGCCGCGGTCGAGGCGGGATGCACCATGGTCCAGGGAACGGTCAACGGCATCGGCGAGAGATGCGGGAATGCGAACCTCTGCACAGTCATCCCGAACCTGGCGCTCAAGGAGGGCGTGGACGTGGGTGCCGTGGACCTGCGCGGTCTCACCCCGCTGTCGAAATCCGTGGGGGAGATCGCCAACATGGCGCCGGCACCGGGGATGCCGTTCGTCGGCGACAGGGCGTTCGCCCACAAGGGAGGCATGCACGTCTCCGCACTCATGAAGGACCCCCGCACCTATGAGCACATCCGGCCGGAGGAGGTCGGGAACTCCCGCAGGGTGCTGGTCTCCGACATGGCCGGCAGGTCCAGCATAACCGAGAAGCTGAGGGAGCTGGGCCTGGAGATCAGCGACGACAGCTCCCACATCACCCAGATGATCAAGGACATGGAGTCCAAAGGCTACCAGTTCGAGGGAGCGGACGCCAGCTTCGAGCTGCTCGTCAAGAGGCTGAGGGGGGACCTCGAGAAGAGGTTCGAGGTGTACGGCTTCCGCATATTCATGGACGAGCGCGAAGGCCTGGAGATGGACTCCGAGGCCAGCATAAAGGTCATGGACGCCGACGGCAACATGGAGCAGACGGCCGCTGACGGGAACGGACCCGTCAACGCCCTGGACAACGCGCTCAGGAAGGCGCTGGCCAGGTTCTACCCGTCGCTCAACGGCGTCCGTCTGACGGATTACAAGGTACGCGTACTGGACGAGAAATCGGCCACCGCCGCGAGCGTCCGCGTCCTTATGAGGACCACGGACGGGGAGTCCAGCTGGACGACGGTCGGCGTCTCCGAGAACGTCATAGAGGCAAGTCTTATAGCACTGATAGATTCGCTGGAGTACGCGCTCATGAAACAGGATCAGAAAACCAAGGTGAACCAATGA
- a CDS encoding DUF711 family protein encodes MVELKEVFETYEMVSHENLDVRTITMGISLLDCIDPDLDRLCQKIYDKITTLAENLVSVGDEIGLEYGVPVINKRVSVTPIALVGGAACKIPGDFVKIAKTLDEAAKKIGVNFIGGYSALVQKGMTTADRNLIESIPQALACTERVCSSISLGSTRTGINMDAVRLMGDIVVRTAEATKDADSIGCAKLVVFCNPPDDNPFMAGAFHGVTEADCVINVGVSGPGVVKTALSKVRGESFEVLCETIKKTAFKVTRVGQLFAKEASRRLGVPFGIVDLSLAPTPAVGDSIADIIHEMGMEYAGAPGTTAALAILNDQVKKGGVMASSYVGGLSGAFIPVTEDSAMAEAAEIGALTLEKLEAMTCVCSVGLDMIAIPGDVPATSISGIIADEMAIGMVNQKTTAVRVIPVIGKGVGDRAQFGGLLGDAAIMPVNRYGCADFVNRGGRIPAPIHSFKN; translated from the coding sequence ATGGTAGAGCTAAAAGAGGTGTTCGAGACCTACGAGATGGTCTCCCACGAGAACCTTGACGTCAGGACCATCACCATGGGCATCAGCCTCCTGGACTGCATCGACCCCGACCTCGACAGGCTGTGCCAGAAGATCTACGACAAGATCACCACCCTGGCCGAGAACCTGGTCAGCGTCGGGGACGAGATCGGTCTCGAGTACGGCGTGCCGGTCATCAACAAGAGGGTCTCCGTGACTCCGATCGCCCTCGTCGGAGGAGCGGCGTGCAAGATCCCCGGCGACTTCGTCAAGATCGCGAAGACCCTGGACGAGGCTGCCAAGAAGATCGGCGTGAACTTCATCGGAGGCTACTCCGCCCTGGTCCAGAAGGGCATGACCACGGCCGACAGGAACCTCATCGAGTCCATACCCCAGGCGCTCGCCTGCACCGAGAGGGTCTGCTCCTCCATCAGCCTCGGATCCACCAGGACCGGGATTAACATGGACGCTGTCAGGCTCATGGGCGACATCGTCGTCAGGACCGCCGAGGCCACCAAGGACGCGGACTCCATCGGATGCGCCAAGCTCGTGGTCTTCTGCAACCCGCCCGACGACAACCCGTTCATGGCAGGCGCCTTCCACGGCGTGACCGAGGCGGACTGCGTGATCAACGTCGGTGTCAGCGGACCCGGCGTGGTGAAGACCGCCCTGTCCAAGGTCCGCGGGGAGAGCTTCGAGGTCCTGTGCGAGACTATCAAGAAGACGGCGTTCAAGGTCACCAGGGTCGGACAGCTGTTCGCAAAGGAGGCCTCGAGGAGGCTGGGCGTCCCGTTCGGCATCGTCGACCTGTCCCTCGCACCCACCCCCGCGGTTGGAGACAGCATCGCGGACATCATCCACGAGATGGGAATGGAGTACGCGGGCGCCCCCGGAACGACCGCCGCCCTGGCCATCCTTAACGACCAGGTCAAGAAGGGAGGCGTCATGGCGTCCTCATACGTCGGAGGACTCAGCGGCGCGTTCATCCCCGTCACCGAGGACAGCGCGATGGCCGAGGCCGCGGAGATCGGCGCCCTCACGCTGGAGAAGCTTGAGGCGATGACCTGCGTCTGCTCGGTCGGACTGGACATGATCGCCATACCCGGCGACGTGCCTGCCACATCGATCTCGGGCATCATCGCCGACGAGATGGCCATCGGCATGGTCAACCAGAAGACCACCGCCGTCAGGGTCATCCCGGTCATCGGGAAGGGAGTCGGCGACAGGGCGCAGTTCGGCGGTCTCCTCGGAGACGCGGCCATCATGCCCGTCAACAGATACGGCTGCGCGGACTTCGTCAACCGTGGCGGAAGGATACCCGCACCCATACACAGCTTCAAGAACTGA